GCGCGGCCACGAAGCTCGCGGCGAACACCGTGCCCGGGCCGCCCCTCGGGCCCATCCCCCGCAGCACGATCACGTGCCCCGGCTCGATCTCGCCCCGGCCCAGCGCGGCGATGGCCTCGTCCTCCCCGGCGAAGACCGTGGCGGGACCGCGGAACTGACGCCGCGCCGCACCCACCCCGGCGACCTTGACGATCGCACCGTCGGGCGCCAGCGAACCACGCAGGATCAGCAGGCCCGGTTCGGCGGCGACGGGGTTTTCCAGCGGGTGCACGACGTCACCGTCCGGTCCGGCCACGTCGGCGATCAGCTCGGCGACGGTGCTGCCGGACACGGTCAGCGCGCCCGTGCGCAGCCGCGGCGCCAGCGCGCGAAGGACGGTGCGGACCCCGCCGACCCGGTCGAGGTCCCACACCTGGTGTGCCCCGTTCGGGCGGATCGCGGCGAGTTGCCTGGCGCCGCGGCCCCTGTCCTCGAACAACGCCACGACGTCGAGGTCGAGATCGGCCTCCGCGGCCACGGCGGTGAGGTGCCGGACGCAGTTGACCGAGCCTCCCAGTGCCAGCGCCACCTCGACCGCGTTCCCGACGGCGTCGCGGGTGAGCACCTGGCGGGCGGTGAGCCCTTCCCGCACCAGCTCGACGGCACGCCGCCCCGCGGCCGCGGCCCGTTCGAGCATCGCCGGGGAGTTCGCGCGCGCCGGCGCGGAACCGGGCATCGTCATCCCCAGTGCCTCGGCGAGCACGTGCATCGTGTTCGCCGTGGCCAGCCCGGCGCACACACCGGGGCCCTCGATCGCCCGGTCGGCCATCTCGCCGAGCTCGTCCACGCCCAGCTTCCCGGCGGCCACGGCGCCGACCGATTCGTACACCGAGTCGATGTCGACCGAGCACCCGGAGAACGTGCCTCCGCGCTGGTAGCCGCCGATGACGATGATCGAGGGCAGGTCGAGCCGCGCGGCGGCCATCAGGTGGGCAGGGGTCGTCTTGTCGCAACTGGACAACAGCACCATCCCGTCGAGCTGGGCGCCCTCGACCGCGGCTTCGACGTCGTTGACGATCAGGTCACGGGTCGGCATCAGGTACCGCGCTTTGCGGCCCGCGCTGGTGACGAAATCGGACGGCGCGGTCGTCCGGATCTCCAGCGGCAGCCCGCCCGCCTCGCGGACGGCGTCGGCGACCACTTTCGCCACGTCGTCGAGGTGCGCGAAGCACACCGACAGCTTCGACGACGTGTTGACGATCGCGATCTTGGGTTTGCGCTGGTCCTCGGCGCTGATGCCCATCGCGCTCCACTGCGCGCGGCGCACCGCCCAGCGGGTGGTGCCGGGCTCGAAGTTGCTCCGCAGCTGCTCCATGGTTTTTCTCCTGTCAGGAAAGGGAAAGGGCGCTTCCGTTGGCGACCATCGCCGACCGGATCTCGCGGCCGTCGAGTGCGCGGTAGGGCAGGCCCTTGTCCAGCGACATCAGGGTCGCCACCGCGGCCGCGTGTCCGTATTCGAAGCACTGCGCGGTGACCCGCGCCGAGGCGAGTGCCTCGTGCTCCGCGCTGAGGCAGCGGCCCGCGACGATGACGCCCTCGCCGCGTTCGGGCACGAGCGCGCCGTAGGGCACCTCGTAGTAGTCGTCGAGCAGCCAGGTCAGCTTGGGCCGGTCACCGGCGTGCAGCTCGATCGGCCACGGAACCCGGCAGATCCCGTCCGCGCGCTTGCGCGCCGCGACGACGTCCTGGTTGGCGAGCCGCTCGGTCCCGGCGATCGTGCGGGTCTGCCGGATCCCTGCCTCGACCCCGGTGTCCACGACGAACGCGTTCTCGCAACCGGGGATCCGTTCGACGAGGAACCGCGCGTACGACCGGACCTGCCGCCGGCCCAGCACTTCGGCTTCGGTGAAGTCCGCGGGATCGATCACGTTGAGCATCCGGCCGTCGCGGCCGGCCAGCCGGGTCGCGTTGACCAGCAGCTCGCCGGGTCTCGGGGTGGTGAAGACCCAGATCTTCTGCCGCGGCAGGTCCAGCCCGCTGTTCCGCGCCCGGAGGATCTCTTCGCTGACGTAGGGCGGGCAGATCGTGTCCTCGCCGTAGAACTCCAGGAACCGCTCGACGTCGACGTTGCCGAGGCGGAAGAACATGGTCGGGTTCTGGATCGCACCGTTGTCACCGAAGGTGTAGCGGTGCCCGGCTCGGGCGACCACGGCCGCGTCGCCCGATGCGTCGATCGTTCTGGCAGCCAGTACCACGGCGCGTCCGGCGTTCGACTCGATCACCACCCCGCGGTGGGTGTCGCCGTCGAGAACGACGGCGGTGACGGCCGTGTGGTAGAGCACCGTGACACCCGCGGCTTCGAGGAGATCGTCCGCGGCCTCGCGCCAGACGAGCGGATCGTGTGCGACGGTCCAGGTCTTGCCGTAGACCTGCGGCGCGGTGAGACCGCCCCGTGCGGCCAGCTCCCCGCGGAACCGCTCGGTGAACCCCGCGACGACCTGCCGCGGCTCCCGGTCGGCATCCGAGGCCAGGTACATGCCGCAGATCGTGCCGGACATCCCGGCGACCGCCGCGCCGCCGGCGAAGCCGTACTTCTCCACGACGAGCACCGACTTGCCCGCCTCGGCCGCGACCACCGCCGCCGCGACCCCGGCCGCTCCGGCCCCGACGACGAGCACGTCGACCTCGGCCAGCACTTCGAGTCCCCGCTCGACCGGACCGCCGGTCAGCGACCAGCGCGATATATTGGTCATGTACCGGTTGTACATCGCCGGTCGCGGTACTGTCCAGACCCAGCGCTGCAACGACGAGGAGGCACCCGTGGCGAACAAGGCCGACCAGGCCTACGACGTGCTGGAACGCATGATCACGTTCCAGGAGCTCTCGCCTGGTTCGCTGCTGTCGGAGGCCCGGCTGATGGAACGCACCGGGCTCGGCCGCACCCCGGTGCGCGAGGCGCTGCAACGACTGGCGCGCGAGCGCATGGTGGAGATTCACCCGAGCCAGGGCGTGTTCGTCGCGCCGACCTCGATCGAGGCGCAACTCAAGGTGCTCGAACTACGCCGCTCCATGGAGGAACTCGCGGTGCGCCTGGCCGCCCACCGCGCCACGACGGATCAGCGTGACCGCATCCTGGCATTGGCCGAGGTGCTCAGCGAGTTCGACGGCGACGATCCCCGGCGGTTCGGGGACCTGCTCAAGTCGACCCACACCCTGATCGTCGAGGCCGCGCACAACGAGTACCTTTCGGTGGCGATGGCCCCGCTGCAGGGGCTCTCGCGCCGGTTCTGGTTCGCCCACCTGCGCGACCCGAAGGCGGAACTGGCCGAGGCGGCCGACCTCCACGGGGACATCCTGCGCGCCGTGTGCCACGGTGATCAGGCCAAAGCCTCCGAAGCGTCCCTCAGGCTGAACGACTACCTGACCGACTTCACCTACCGGACCCTGCGGGGCCAGTGAGTCCCGCCGGCTTCGAGCCGTACGGAACAGCCGTCACCAGGCAGGCTCCTGCCTTCCAGAGCTGACGTGACGCTGGTAGTCATTCGCGCGCTCGACGCTGTGCTCGGCGATGGCGTGCCGGACGAGGCCGGGTTCGCCGTCGGCGATGGCGTCGACAAGAGCCGCGTGCACCTGGTGTCGAGTGCCCAGCAATTCCTCCGTGGT
This is a stretch of genomic DNA from Amycolatopsis endophytica. It encodes these proteins:
- a CDS encoding GntR family transcriptional regulator, translated to MYRLYIAGRGTVQTQRCNDEEAPVANKADQAYDVLERMITFQELSPGSLLSEARLMERTGLGRTPVREALQRLARERMVEIHPSQGVFVAPTSIEAQLKVLELRRSMEELAVRLAAHRATTDQRDRILALAEVLSEFDGDDPRRFGDLLKSTHTLIVEAAHNEYLSVAMAPLQGLSRRFWFAHLRDPKAELAEAADLHGDILRAVCHGDQAKASEASLRLNDYLTDFTYRTLRGQ
- a CDS encoding FAD-dependent oxidoreductase, with the protein product MYNRYMTNISRWSLTGGPVERGLEVLAEVDVLVVGAGAAGVAAAVVAAEAGKSVLVVEKYGFAGGAAVAGMSGTICGMYLASDADREPRQVVAGFTERFRGELAARGGLTAPQVYGKTWTVAHDPLVWREAADDLLEAAGVTVLYHTAVTAVVLDGDTHRGVVIESNAGRAVVLAARTIDASGDAAVVARAGHRYTFGDNGAIQNPTMFFRLGNVDVERFLEFYGEDTICPPYVSEEILRARNSGLDLPRQKIWVFTTPRPGELLVNATRLAGRDGRMLNVIDPADFTEAEVLGRRQVRSYARFLVERIPGCENAFVVDTGVEAGIRQTRTIAGTERLANQDVVAARKRADGICRVPWPIELHAGDRPKLTWLLDDYYEVPYGALVPERGEGVIVAGRCLSAEHEALASARVTAQCFEYGHAAAVATLMSLDKGLPYRALDGREIRSAMVANGSALSLS
- a CDS encoding dihydroxy-acid dehydratase, with amino-acid sequence MEQLRSNFEPGTTRWAVRRAQWSAMGISAEDQRKPKIAIVNTSSKLSVCFAHLDDVAKVVADAVREAGGLPLEIRTTAPSDFVTSAGRKARYLMPTRDLIVNDVEAAVEGAQLDGMVLLSSCDKTTPAHLMAAARLDLPSIIVIGGYQRGGTFSGCSVDIDSVYESVGAVAAGKLGVDELGEMADRAIEGPGVCAGLATANTMHVLAEALGMTMPGSAPARANSPAMLERAAAAGRRAVELVREGLTARQVLTRDAVGNAVEVALALGGSVNCVRHLTAVAAEADLDLDVVALFEDRGRGARQLAAIRPNGAHQVWDLDRVGGVRTVLRALAPRLRTGALTVSGSTVAELIADVAGPDGDVVHPLENPVAAEPGLLILRGSLAPDGAIVKVAGVGAARRQFRGPATVFAGEDEAIAALGRGEIEPGHVIVLRGMGPRGGPGTVFAASFVAALNGAGLGGQVAVVTDGELSGLNHGLVVGQVMPEAADGGPLAGVRDGDVISIDLDARLIDAAPVRDGEPVTAGDPGAERGWLGQYAALVGPIQRGAVLRRPARP